One segment of Falco biarmicus isolate bFalBia1 chromosome 12, bFalBia1.pri, whole genome shotgun sequence DNA contains the following:
- the LOC130157458 gene encoding ADP-ribosylation factor-like protein 6-interacting protein 4 codes for MYCCLSLGMDGTKDERSRALCATSQEGLKGQGKEKRKRKRSRSRSSSISSTSSSSTTSTSSSSSRSSSRSSSSSSRDSPKSKSKKKKKEKHNKKKRKKANKMKKKKEKKKKREKTGPVQLSKFFKNKKKNENYSMITGKKIKMRIKKTKKDIERDRNRAELLEFLNSAL; via the exons ATGTACTGTTGTCTCTCACTAGGTATGGATGGCACAAAGGACGAGAGAAGTAGGGCGCTCTGTGCAACTTCACAGGAAGGGCTGAAAGGCCAAG gaaaagaaaaaaggaaacgaAAACGCAGTAGAAGCAGATCATCATCCATCTCATCCACATCGTCTTCTAGCACTACAtccacttcttcctcctcatcgCGTTCATCATCAAGATCGTCATCTTCAAGTAGCAGAG attCTCCTAAGTctaaatcaaagaaaaagaaaaaagaaaaacacaacaaaaag aaaaggaaaaaggccaacaaaatgaagaaaaagaaagaaaagaagaaaaagagagagaaaacaggacCTGTCCAGCTTTCCAAG ttctttaaaaacaaaaagaaaaatgaaaactacagCATGataactggaaagaaaattaagatgcGAATAAAGAAGACTAAGAAGGATATAGAG AGAGACCGGAACCGCGCAGAACTCCTTGAATTTCTGAATTCTGCCTTATAA
- the TRAF5 gene encoding TNF receptor-associated factor 5 isoform X1 encodes MACDEPAALSSFFTRQNSASAISLDFEPDTNYKFVETLEERYKCAYCHLVLRNPHQTGCGHRFCQQCILSLRELSAVPTCPVDKETIKMHEVFKDNCCKREVLNLHVFCKNIPDCNSKIILGRYQEHLQQCLFESVQCTNDGCCDQILRKDLKEHLSQHCKFREEMCQYCNKYVVLINIKNHEKNDCPDYPVPCLQNCSQIVLKKEIEKHHAVCPEAEVDCPYKQYGCLVKVKRGKLAEHENGALREHMLQILDKNSRLEEQISDLYKSLECKEIKIQQLAEAIKNCEKEFRQFTQLFGKNSNLMVSTQTLASHLDKSARLESQVKQLIQMANQQQSKFDLRPLFDTIENVKQKIALMETYDQRLVVLEGQSSKHDRQINIHKAQLNKNEERFKLLEGTCYNGKLIWKIMDYKMKKKEAVEGRVLSIFSQPFYTSRCGYRLCARAYLNGDGSGKGTHVSLYFVVMRGEFDSLLLWPFKQKVTLMLLDQSGKKNHIVEVFRADPNSSSFKRPDGEMNIASGCPRFVPHTVLENTKNTYIRDDTLFLKVVVDLTDLEEL; translated from the exons ATGGCCTGTGACGAACCCGCTGCTCTCTCGAGCTTCTTCACACGCCAGAACTCCGCCAGCGCCATCTCTCTGGACTTTGAGCCTGACACCAACTACAAGTTTGTCGAAACCTTGGAAGAGCGGTACAAATGCGCCTACTGCCACCTCGTCCTTCGCAATCCCCACCAGACGGGATGCGGGCACCGGTTTTGCCAGCAGTGCATTCTGTCTTTGAG AGAGTTGAGTGCAGTACCCACCTGTCCTGTTGacaaagaaacaataaaaatgcatgaG GTGTTCAAAGATAACTGCTGTAAGAGAGAAGTTCTCAATTTGCATGTGTTCTGCAAAAACATTCCTGACTGCAattcaaaaataattctggGACGATATCAG GAGCATCTTCAGCAGTGTTTGTTTGAAAGTGTGCAGTGCACTAATGATGGATGTTGTGATCAAATTCTTCGGAAAGACTTGAAAGAGCATTTGAGCCAGCACTGTAAATTTCGAGAAGAAATGTGTCAGTACTGTAATAAATATGTGGTGTTAATTAACATAAAG aatCACGAGAAAAATGACTGTCCTGATTATCCTGTGCCTTGTCTCCAAAACTGTTCACAAATAGTTCTGAAAAAAGAG ATTGAAAAGCACCATGCTGTGTGTCCTGAGGCGGAGGTGGACTGCCCCTATAAGCAGTATGGCTGCCTTGTAAAG GTTAAAAGAGGGAAACTTGCCGAACATGAAAACGGAGCCCTGAGGGAACACATGCTGCAGATTTTAGACAAGAACTCCCGGCTGGAAGAACAG aTATCTGACCTGTATAAGAGCCTGGAATGTAAAGAGATTAAAATCCAGCAGCTAGCAGAGGCCATTAAAAATTGTGAGAAAGAATTCAGACAGTTTACACAACTTTTTGGTAAAAATAGCAACTTGATGGTAAGCACCCAG ACTCTGGCCAGTCACCTGGATAAGTCTGCGCGCCTAGAATCACAAGTGAAACAGCTAATACAGATGGCAAACCAGCAGCAAAGTAAATTTGACTTGCGACCTTTGTTTGACACAattgaaaatgtgaaacagaagATTGCTCTGATGGAGACATATGATCAGCGCTTGG TTGTTTTGGAAGGTCAGTCCAGCAAGCACGATCGCCAGATCAATATTCACAAAGCACAGCtcaacaaaaatgaagaaagatttAAGCTTTTGGAAGGCACGTGCTACAACGGGAAATTAATCTGGAAAATCATGGACTAcaagatgaagaagaaagaagcagtggAAGGCCGTGTCCTCTCCATATTCAGCCAGCCCTTTTACACCAGCCGCTGTGGGTACAGGTTGTGTGCGAGAGCCTACCTGAATGGGGACGGCTCAGGAAAGGGGACGCACGTGTCTCTCTACTTCGTCGTGATGAGGGGGGAGTTTGACTCGCTGCTGCTGTGGCCTTTCAAGCAAAAAGTTACACTTATGCTTTTGGAccaaagtgggaaaaaaaatcacattgtgGAAGTCTTTAGAGCTGACCCTAATAGCAGCAGTTTCAAAAGGCCAGACGGAGAAATGAATATTGCCTCCGGATGTCCACGCTTCGTGCCGCACACGGTCCTGGAGAACACCAAAAACACCTACATCAGAGATGACACTCTGTTTTTGAAAGTGGTCGTGGATTTAACCGATCTGGAGGAATTGTGA
- the TRAF5 gene encoding TNF receptor-associated factor 5 isoform X2, whose protein sequence is MACDEPAALSSFFTRQNSASAISLDFEPDTNYKFVETLEERYKCAYCHLVLRNPHQTGCGHRFCQQCILSLRELSAVPTCPVDKETIKMHEVFKDNCCKREVLNLHVFCKNIPDCNSKIILGRYQEHLQQCLFESVQCTNDGCCDQILRKDLKEHLSQHCKFREEMCQYCNKYVVLINIKNHEKNDCPDYPVPCLQNCSQIVLKKEIEKHHAVCPEAEVDCPYKQYGCLVKVKRGKLAEHENGALREHMLQILDKNSRLEEQISDLYKSLECKEIKIQQLAEAIKNCEKEFRQFTQLFGKNSNLMTLASHLDKSARLESQVKQLIQMANQQQSKFDLRPLFDTIENVKQKIALMETYDQRLVVLEGQSSKHDRQINIHKAQLNKNEERFKLLEGTCYNGKLIWKIMDYKMKKKEAVEGRVLSIFSQPFYTSRCGYRLCARAYLNGDGSGKGTHVSLYFVVMRGEFDSLLLWPFKQKVTLMLLDQSGKKNHIVEVFRADPNSSSFKRPDGEMNIASGCPRFVPHTVLENTKNTYIRDDTLFLKVVVDLTDLEEL, encoded by the exons ATGGCCTGTGACGAACCCGCTGCTCTCTCGAGCTTCTTCACACGCCAGAACTCCGCCAGCGCCATCTCTCTGGACTTTGAGCCTGACACCAACTACAAGTTTGTCGAAACCTTGGAAGAGCGGTACAAATGCGCCTACTGCCACCTCGTCCTTCGCAATCCCCACCAGACGGGATGCGGGCACCGGTTTTGCCAGCAGTGCATTCTGTCTTTGAG AGAGTTGAGTGCAGTACCCACCTGTCCTGTTGacaaagaaacaataaaaatgcatgaG GTGTTCAAAGATAACTGCTGTAAGAGAGAAGTTCTCAATTTGCATGTGTTCTGCAAAAACATTCCTGACTGCAattcaaaaataattctggGACGATATCAG GAGCATCTTCAGCAGTGTTTGTTTGAAAGTGTGCAGTGCACTAATGATGGATGTTGTGATCAAATTCTTCGGAAAGACTTGAAAGAGCATTTGAGCCAGCACTGTAAATTTCGAGAAGAAATGTGTCAGTACTGTAATAAATATGTGGTGTTAATTAACATAAAG aatCACGAGAAAAATGACTGTCCTGATTATCCTGTGCCTTGTCTCCAAAACTGTTCACAAATAGTTCTGAAAAAAGAG ATTGAAAAGCACCATGCTGTGTGTCCTGAGGCGGAGGTGGACTGCCCCTATAAGCAGTATGGCTGCCTTGTAAAG GTTAAAAGAGGGAAACTTGCCGAACATGAAAACGGAGCCCTGAGGGAACACATGCTGCAGATTTTAGACAAGAACTCCCGGCTGGAAGAACAG aTATCTGACCTGTATAAGAGCCTGGAATGTAAAGAGATTAAAATCCAGCAGCTAGCAGAGGCCATTAAAAATTGTGAGAAAGAATTCAGACAGTTTACACAACTTTTTGGTAAAAATAGCAACTTGATG ACTCTGGCCAGTCACCTGGATAAGTCTGCGCGCCTAGAATCACAAGTGAAACAGCTAATACAGATGGCAAACCAGCAGCAAAGTAAATTTGACTTGCGACCTTTGTTTGACACAattgaaaatgtgaaacagaagATTGCTCTGATGGAGACATATGATCAGCGCTTGG TTGTTTTGGAAGGTCAGTCCAGCAAGCACGATCGCCAGATCAATATTCACAAAGCACAGCtcaacaaaaatgaagaaagatttAAGCTTTTGGAAGGCACGTGCTACAACGGGAAATTAATCTGGAAAATCATGGACTAcaagatgaagaagaaagaagcagtggAAGGCCGTGTCCTCTCCATATTCAGCCAGCCCTTTTACACCAGCCGCTGTGGGTACAGGTTGTGTGCGAGAGCCTACCTGAATGGGGACGGCTCAGGAAAGGGGACGCACGTGTCTCTCTACTTCGTCGTGATGAGGGGGGAGTTTGACTCGCTGCTGCTGTGGCCTTTCAAGCAAAAAGTTACACTTATGCTTTTGGAccaaagtgggaaaaaaaatcacattgtgGAAGTCTTTAGAGCTGACCCTAATAGCAGCAGTTTCAAAAGGCCAGACGGAGAAATGAATATTGCCTCCGGATGTCCACGCTTCGTGCCGCACACGGTCCTGGAGAACACCAAAAACACCTACATCAGAGATGACACTCTGTTTTTGAAAGTGGTCGTGGATTTAACCGATCTGGAGGAATTGTGA